The DNA window acagacagagacaacagagataCTCTTAGGTTACGGCACAGGCCGTAACACTTTCAGCATTCATAATAAATTACTTCATAACATCAAAAACTCTTACATTTAGACCACCCTCTGTAACAGAATTCACCATATCATTTTCCATGATgaaatagtgtttatttttccaaataaaaCTGTTATGATTTTGATTGATGGATTTTATAAAACGTTCAAGAACTGACAGACAAGGTATACGACAAATGAGTCTTGAAAGTCCTTCTATTTTAGAAAGCAGTATCCTTCTAAATATGGAAATGTTTCTACAAGAATACTGCAATGGATAAGGCCTTGAGCCTAAAAGCATCTGTGCACGCTCATAGCTCATGTGCCATCTGTGGAGGCCCGCGCCACGGTGTCTCACACCGGAATAAACAAAGCATTACCCTTGACAGTTTCCTCACCTTAGATGTGTCCTCAGTGGCCAAACCCGTGTGTCTGTGCTGGAGACTAGagagaaaacaatgtttttcaaaGTCTCTCTGTGTTCATCTCTCTATTTTTGCAGCTTCTACCTGAATCTCTGGTTTGGAGTTTATTTTCActcctgtgttcctgtttgCCGTATCAGAGCtgtgttaactgaacttttcctgctgttgctgcttcatatttaaagcTTACCACTGCCGAACCGGCCGGATACTTTTATTATGAAGCAGCTACAGGAAGTGTAATATGTTTGTCACTAGTTagcaataaaatcaataaaaacatagTCAACCAGCTATTCTGCATTATTTGGTCAGTAGATTTAATATTTACATGTGCGAGCTGCACAGTACAACCACAGTGTGATGTGAGCAGTTGGTGGTTATGAGCCTCGACCACCTCAGTGATGGTAATGATATCCCCAACAAGAGTCTGTCCACCTGAGTGAGTCAGTGACCTCAGCCGGCAGTCTGAAGTCTGTCCACTTAATTTCTTTACAGcatgaaacaaaatacaacatccCCAACTCTGTAAACAGCTCAAAAAAGAGATGGAAAACACCTGTCTGCCTAATCACACCTGTCAGGGGAGTACAAACTAAAGGGGTCTGACTCCTAATTTGGTACGTATGGACGTAATGCAATATAATCTCTACCCAACAGTGCAGGTGGTCCAGGGGGGACAGCTGGACTGCACACAACTTTTTACAACTTCATCAGTCCAAATCCCGGATTTCCACTCTGGCTGTTTATCTTCTAATGAAAAGCAAGGTGCTCATGATTTGGCTGTAACATTTGACAACCACCTTTCTTTTGAAAACCAAGTGGCTGCAGTAGTCCAATGTTGCTTCCTTCAGCTAAATCATAGAATTGTTGAGCTATAGTGATTATTCAAGTTTCAACTTGTCTATGAATCACCACAGCTGAAAAAAGACCCGTGGCTTGTTGCAGGGTAGGGCACTCCTTATAGTCTTAGTCACTTGAAAATATGGATTGAGCATTTGTACCTGAAGATGAAATTAGAAGCAAAATCTAAAACTGACATCAGGGTTATAATTCATTACATTGACCAGAAACTATCATATCTGGTAAGCAGTCAGTCACCATTAGtcataacagaaaatgtgttcataCAGCAGGTTCGGATGTTTTGTGGCAAATTAATTCAGAAACAGAGGCAGACATATTGCCATAGCTGAAGGTTCAGTGAACTGCTTTTCATGCCTGTGCTATAGAGACTACCACTGACTTCATTTGCAGGTAAATAATACatgtttcaaaacataaaaatgagcTTTACAAATGTTTCGTGAGGTAGGAAATGCAGTCAACATGTTTGTCAGGCCTTAAGGTTATAACTGTTAAAGCTCCCTGTGTAAATTTCCCTATTAAAAAGATACACTGTCTAAATgtagtgtttctcaccaaaacacactgtgtatATCCTTGAGGCTtaacaaacacagagaacatTTCCTTCACTTGCAAAGACAATATTTCGGAATACTtcttgaaacctgcattgtttacatccttGTTTGCTAGCTAAGTCTGCCTTTTGCTTGAACATTGCTATGTTTGTTGGAGCTTTTACAGCCACCAAGAATAGTGTGAAAACCATTGAAGAAACTGTACAAAGAGGCACttcaaagattttttaaagAGATCTAGGGCTAAGCCAAGGTCAAATTTCTTAAACTGATTTAGAATAGATAGTGTACCACTCACTTCTCTCATTTCCCATTTAtataatgtttttcaaatgtataaataattcTATAATTATTTCTTGTAGATTTGCTTGTATTGTCAATTGTAACAGTTGGGCTGTTCATAGTCATATTTTGGAAAGGGACTCACTCAAACTAATGAAGTTTGTCAAGGAGCCACAGTGTGTAAGCAGCTAGAATGTGAACACAACCTGCTCTGTCACAGAGTGCGCTTACTGTAATTAGTTGTTGCCCAGTCTCATCCACTGCATGGGACAGTTCCCAGAGAAAAGCTTACACCCGGGACACACCGCCTTCCTGAGCAGCGCATGTGCATTGCGGAacctcttgcttttcattttggcGGCCATGTTAACAGGTTGGAGCAGCCACACAGCAAATGAAATTTATAATGAAATGCAATGAAACATTCTATTATTGATGGCCATTATCAAAGGCAAACTCACTGTAGAAAGATAGGGCTGGCGGTAGCAGCGCCACAGCAGcaacactgtctgtgtggacaACCCAGGTGATACACTATTTCATGCCGAGGCATGCTTACTGTGGTTAGCTTTAACAAAGCCTTAATTCtcacatattaaacaaaaacaaaagacacttGCAGTATTTAAGTTTACTTTTTGCATTTAATACACTTTGTCAGTTTTTAGGTTGACAATTATTTATCAAAAACCCAACCAGGGCCGTAgccaggatttaaaaaaatactaaatgtaGTGGTAAAGTAATTATCAAACGGTCAGACAAAGTCACTGTCATGTCACTGCGTATCTGTGAATGGACACATTTCTAGAAAAGAAACTCTGAAGTCCCCACAACAAACAATAGAAAGAACATCATATCAACATCATGTGAATGAAACAACCGGGAGAGTTAGCTAGTTTGTCAGTGTTGCTGATGACTTCAGCTCCAGTTCTGTCAACAGACTAACAAAATGACCATCACAGCAACAAATGCAGTGGGACATTATATCACATGGAAAGGTTGTATTATCTTCTGTAGGTGAATTGCCTAGACGCTGAAGCTATTGAGTTAGTATGCTGTCTACCTGAAGTCAGTCAGGGTAATTTGGATTTTCTCCAGTTTTTAATTGATTGGTTGTTCAGTCACCTGTTGATGTGTGAATTATGAATTTCTGAGTTTCTGGAGTAGGTCTGCTAGTTGCTTGTTAGAATTCTTTCATTTCGGACCGTGTTCCGCACCCACAAAACGCAAGACTCCGGAAGGCGAGGGGAGGCGGACTCTGCGTTTACATCagtgatgcttggtgctcaaacgtaGTCACAGTTGATGGACAATGTTTCCCAGTTGTCAAGTTTGCTGACCATATTATCAACACTATCTTGTTGCTGTTTACATTTCCCCagatgcaaatttaaaaaaatattactttctgGGTTTATATGTGTAtaggtatatatgtatgtaaataactatatatattgttttatttattttattttattctattttaaattgaaatatttgtatatatgttctgtgtgtgtagcatgaaggggcggcaacttacatttcattgtgcaaccctgtgtGACAAATAAAAGACCTTGATTCCTTGAAAATTACACATTGCCTTTCTTTATACTTAGGCAGGAAGTAAGAAGAATTAGCGTGTATAAAATAGTGGCTATGCCCTTCATTATTTCATGTGCTTAGTAAGTGAGGAGGCAGCCTGGGACAGCTTTTCCTGAGTCAAACTTGCACATACAATAGACATAGAGTTAAATACCAGCAGTTATGTGTATCTAAAAGTCTCAACACAGCTTGTCTGCTCCTtgaatgtctgtgttttattcacCAATAAAATGGCACACAGaccacatcctcctcctctagCTCATCTCTATTCCATGCTCTAAGTCCATGACAGGTCTCTTCTCTGGTGTGAAGtccctgtctgtcctctccaCGTAACGCTGCAGGGTGCTGTAGTACTGCTCGCTCCTGGAAAAGGTGTAATGTGCAGAGATCTCCTCCCATGCCTTGTGGTTGGGGAAAGGGAACGGATCAGGGTCCTTGTTCTCAAAGAAGCTCTGCAGGTTTCTCTCGGCCAGCTTGGTGGCATAGTCCACCGCAAAGGCGTCAAAGcgctccttctctttctccacatAGCGTTTCCAGAATGTGAGCTGCAGGAAGCTGACTTTGGAGCGACAGTTTGTGAAGCAGGTACCCAGGAAGCCCACGATGGCAGCGATAATGATGATACACCAGCCTAGTATCTGTAGACATGCAGGAATGATATGATACTCACTCAACACTATGAAATCCCACTAGGCAATACATATATTTAAGTACAGTTGATAAGTAGTTTTCCACTCCCTACACTGGGGGTTCTTGAAGGCTGATGGTAATACTTTCACACTCAAGCTGCAGATAGGCGGTATTGTACAGTTGTTAATTATACTAAGATTTGATAAGAAAAATCTCTTACTGTTTTACAAAAAGCTGGAAGTTGGAAcagttggaacagtggaaagactaacaaagacggttttggtgagtttaattttgtttctgtccagtttgaatgaagtgtgttttatgatgatctgcaaggtaaaatttctgtttttctctatggagtctggtgcgccggagcgcccatttgttttggtctgagatgctggtgctctaatgcgacatttagtggcagcgAATGCCGCTTACATCTCCTTTAACTcgaggtccacttactagcatTTTCTCTGGAGCTTTTAACCCCATCTGTGAGTTTGCAAAGTCAGAGGGAAATCAACTCTATGTATTTACCAACTCACTGTCTCACGATCAACAGGGTAAAAAACACAAGCTTTACCTGGTAAAGAAGGTGGTAGTTGAATAGGGCAGCTTAGAGGAAAAACACCTGTATATCACTTTCAgacctgtattatattatatctgtACCAACTGATAACTACATAGATAACAATAACAAACTTAATTTGCATGCACAAAATGCAGCTAGAAGTGCTTTATATTAAGTCaagtgtaaatatttaaatgatcCAATATCAGCCTCATGTATCAGCCAGTATTGCATGTTGGAGTCTGTTTTTACATGATGGGTGGTGGACAGTAGAAAATTGAGGAAATTATGGGTAATAACATGCAACATAATTCCCCAGCAGTGGTCAGCGTACCAAACCTCCAGACCACCAGGACAACCCAGGAACCAGTGTTTTAGGAGCTTGACTCATACTAAGGACTAAAATTTGGcatatcttggcctctgctgcttaatctgtctcttgtccCCCAACTCTATgcaagtgcaatactaaatcactggagtacccctttgTCTCTTTTACAGACTCCCAAGAATGCACTGGTTTTGTGACTATGAGTTTTGTGGCATTGAAGCAACATTCAGGTAATTATGTCCTTATGTCCCTCCACTAAACACAGCTGTCCTCCATCTGACTCATATCATAGTTCAGACTGAGGTCACATCACCACACATCAGATATAGACTGGATTTAGAAGGACATGTGAAAGCATCCCAAATCAGGACTGGTCAACATGAGTATATCTGTTCGCACTTGTAGCTTAAAGGGCTACTACAACAATTAGTTAAATAAGTTGAGgggacagattaaaaaaagaatgacaaCTGAAGCATCAGAGGCCGacatatcctgacttttagtccctagtatgatTGAAACCCGAAAAAGACCAGAtgctacatttcccacaatgcaactggaTAGCATTGAGAttatgacatcactatgacatcatcagggttattttctaagagttgacaaagctcctccagatcCACAGAAGGCATTATACAACTGCTTTCACGGGATTAGTTGGACTCCCTATGAGTAGTCTAATCTTCTGTTTTAGCTGGACTGCAGATCTCTAAATACTCACAGAGACCCAGGTGTGTGTCTCTTACCTGTGACTGGGCCCTGAACATTAGTAGCAGCTCCATGCGCTCATCACTGGATAGTCTGGACCGCTCACAGGGCACTCGGGCCAGCTCCTCCCGACACTTCAAGGTCTTGTTTTTACAGAAAAGATCCACCACCATGTTATCATCGAGACCACTGACGGCACACTCATAAAAGGTGCCGTTAAGCAGAGCCACAGAGAGCCACATTATAGGAGCCACACAAGCCCCAGTGAAGATGCTCATGAACACCCTTAGGCAGCTGGAGCAATTCCCACGGGGGCAAAGCTTCATGGGATTGAGGCAGCAGCCAGTGTAGACCCTCCACAACCTGGTGCTGAAGAACAGCCCAAAGACCAGCAGCACTGCAGCCGGGCCCAGCAGGAAAGTCAGCCCGTAGACGAAGTTCTGGTCGTGGTTACACGGGCACTGAAAGGAGACCATGGAGAAGACTCGCTCCCCGCCTAAAGTCAGGAGAGCCATGAAACTGTAGCCAATGGTTGCTTTCTGGTTCATGAAGAAATGCAGGACAGTCTGGAAGTTATCCATGGTGTCAGCTGGGAGGTTTTGGACACACTCCGCAAGAAATTAAAAgaagtgaaagacagacagtgaaaagtgaaaaagttgAGTGTCTGTGCAGCCTGCAGTCATTCCCTGTCCGTTGTTCTTTCACAGCTGAAGACAAAACACTGCCAAGCCTGTCTGTGCCCCTCCCTTTGGCTGGCTCTCTTCTCTTCAGGCTCCTCCTTCAGTCAGTCTGACGCTACCTCCCACCCAATGCCTCTTTACTCACCATGTCTACTCCTTCTCCAAAGGAAAGTCCCTGCTGCGCTGTCACTAAAAGGAAAGGTACAGCCCCAATGGTAAAAAATTACAATGTGACTCCATTTCCCTTTCTCTCAGATTTACAACCTGCTTTATATGCTTCCCTCTCCAGCTCTATCTGTGTTGAGGCAGTAATTTGCAAAAATCCTGCTGGTCTAGTTTATATGATTACCAGTCTGTGTCCTTTGACAGTGAGTAGATCATGAATGCAGCCATGAACAATTTCATgctggcaaaaacaaacaaacaccaaaggaactgaaactgtgtttttattcgCTTTTATGTGAAGCAGTCATTCATTTATATGAAATGAGGAGTATGACAACttgatttgtttcttttcatgcaCATGCATTCTCCATACACAACAAACAGGTCTCAGTTCTGCATGTCTGCACTGTGCATTCAACAAGGATAAAATCAACCATTTTTATCTGGAATGACAAACGTGCAAAGAGGagaaacatacatacagagagcACTCATTCATTCTATTGAAATGCTTCCATAGAGAACATACCAttgctgcagagacagaaagacacagcAGAGAGTCGAGTGAGAAAGTGATCACATCCTCTTGGTGGTTTCTCTGTTCCATTACAAAAAGAGTGACTACTCAGACTAGAACACTCTGAGTGCATTATACAGGAAGCTGTGAAACATCTTCTACacatataaaacacatcattatcTGCTGGTACTAACACTCATTAAAGTCGTCAACAAAATCGGTTTTCCGCCTTGGATTTTTTACTACGCCTGTGTACAGGGTGTCgcacatgtaaaatatatacattcatTTCGTCACTGATGTTCAtttgctgaatgtgtgtgtgtgtgtgtgtgtgcgtatgcaGTCTACTAGCAGTGCACAGGAAGTGGTCAAATGGTGAAGATGAAACATTTCCTGTTTAAGCCCACACTCATCAAAACACCCACACCCACCTTGTTTTCTATGTAAGCACGCACACCAGCAGCATCTTGGTGTGGGTCTTCTGTTTCACATCCTCTCCAACTTCTTAGCTTTGACACACATCAGCTCTTCAGAAAATGTTATTATGCTCACTCCCCAGATCAACAGATCTTGGCTGCTATACCTTCactacttcttctgtctgtatggAGCATCTGATGTGTGCTATGGGCATCGACTGTTGCGCGTCCAGTGATGTGATGCCTTCAATGTGTGTTACACTTTAGTCTTGTTACTCTAAAGCAGACACAGACTTGACCATGGTATTGGTCATGGTTTGAATGGTTTGGTGGAATCTGAAGGCATCTCTTCAGtttctattttctttcatttctttctttttcaatcAGCCGCAACTTGTGGTCAACTATGTTCATTTAAATGCAACGTGttttaacatgtatttttccagGGTAGTTTCACTGAGAGCTAAGCTCTTTTTCACCTGTTCACACTCAAATAaggttacacacattcacacctggaagctggtGGAGGGGCACAGAAGCTGCCCCAGGTGCTGCCCTTTCACTTTCCACACCCAGATCTGGCGGGTCTGGACCGAACTACGACCTCTGGTCAtgcttctctaacctttaggccaccACATCTATCATGATGATATATGTATGCATCatgtgatgatggtgatgctTAAGACTGGAATCGTGATGTTGATACAGCTCATCCCACATATTGTCCACATTAAACTCCATATAAGGTTTTCAGCATTTCTGTGTCAAGTAGCAGTTGTATGGCTAGGTTAGATGCTCTTCTTGATACTTAAGCTAATAGTTTCTCCTTTAATAACAAAATCAAGTCTTTCATCTCTCACTGCCCCGTGGCTCTTTGGATTAACTCCTAAGAGCCAGACCTGCACTGTGTGCAGTTCTCTGACGTTATCAGTATAATCCATATATCATCAAACTGGTCCAACCCTATCACAGACAACCCTTTGATGTGACAAACCTCCTCACAGCACCATTCTGCCATCATCTACAAAATGAAGAACCGCAGGGTTGTTGTCAGCAGGCTCACTTGACTTGACCGAATCCATCCTCATCATCCCGCTGCTGGTCTCCTGGCAGTTCTCCACATACTGGTGCAAGGTGCTATAGTAGTGGTCTTTGGTATTAAACTTGTAGAGGGAGGAGATCTTCTCCCAGTCCTTGTTGGAAGGGGTGATGATGTTTTCAGGCAGTGTCTGGTTGAAGAAGCTCTTCAGGTTCCTCTCAGCGAGCTCTTTGGCGTGCTTTGCGCTGTATG is part of the Siniperca chuatsi isolate FFG_IHB_CAS linkage group LG9, ASM2008510v1, whole genome shotgun sequence genome and encodes:
- the LOC122880961 gene encoding calcium homeostasis modulator protein 5-like translates to MDNFQTVLHFFMNQKATIGYSFMALLTLGGERVFSMVSFQCPCNHDQNFVYGLTFLLGPAAVLLVFGLFFSTRLWRVYTGCCLNPMKLCPRGNCSSCLRVFMSIFTGACVAPIMWLSVALLNGTFYECAVSGLDDNMVVDLFCKNKTLKCREELARVPCERSRLSSDERMELLLMFRAQSQILGWCIIIIAAIVGFLGTCFTNCRSKVSFLQLTFWKRYVEKEKERFDAFAVDYATKLAERNLQSFFENKDPDPFPFPNHKAWEEISAHYTFSRSEQYYSTLQRYVERTDRDFTPEKRPVMDLEHGIEMS